A single genomic interval of Pirellulaceae bacterium harbors:
- a CDS encoding PQQ-binding-like beta-propeller repeat protein — translation MPKQKSFITLAILVLQVCRLAEGSDWPQWRFNAQRGAVTNQTLSADLSLHWQRELPAESPAWPATQAKLQFDTTAHPVVNGQKLLVNSTVNDSITALDTRTGEELWRFYAGGPVRFAPIAADKYAYFVSDDGHLYCLELATGKQRWRYNGGPSNSRILGNERLISSWPARGGPVLQDGKVFFAASIWPFMGIFIHAVDAETGEPVWVNSGDGTNLTIQPHGAPSFATVVPQGHLVASENNLIVPGGRSVPAVYDLNSGRLQHFNYHGKHGGHHVFTDGQYYFVGGKTFGISQGKLLEDEAPAIAGPDAVIFASKKSFTGKSVGTSPRKTKNRRGKSEKKPSRQTQYTRKTQSSLGTIHLQTDSLLWTAKGKVISAYELKGKSIAKPFWTATVTDDVAEMIAADDRLFAITRQNQLICFGPGKSKVKRHSHDQKSLKSGGPPENTSKTILSLDGTEAGYAVIVGANNNRLIDQLLNESNLHLIVLDRDGERIRKFRDRMQAAGLYGNRISAHANLSPESLPAYLAQLIVFNSPAISAEILNDQGLSDWYRVLRPYGGKLCLMLTPSEHARLEQQGRAQSLPGLKLARLAGLTVAASMGPLPDTDDWSHQYGNAGQTGVSLDQRVKAPLGVLWFGGPSHEGILPRHGHGPTPQVAGGRIIIEGADFLRCLDAYTGRQLWQRELKSLGAYYNNTKHFPGAGEIGSNYVSTPDHIYVVYGQSILKLNASTGETRQKIQLPENRNGSHWGHISVWEDFLVATSTPVSISTSDLSKIRSPEPALKNNERAVIHAHAKWRYLAGKDPAGSWGKPSFDDSDWKLGQAGFGYGDGDDNTKLKDMEKQYTRVFLRHTFDREQLKDLYSLSLLIRYDDAFIAYLNDREIARSSLKSGRGANADVESHEADEFEVFRIKNWRQFLQPGENTIAIEGHNVGLKSSDFTLDPYLVGQTRLPQNRKTEVARIDKFIAPTRYASGSRRLVVLNRHTGRELWHRDADFGFRHNNITVGANKVFCIDRFSDAKQRSFQRRGIQWKQPARLYALNLMDGSVAWETNDQVFGTFLNYSQEHDALVQGGSLYRDRASDESDKGIVVYRGRDGKVLWEDSKLAYGGPLLLWKDQILTNGNGGYAIGMKTGKKSGWSYDREYGCNTAHGCQNLLTFRSGAAGFYDMLHDAGTGNLGGFRSSCTNNLIPANGILAAPDYTRTCNCAYQNQTSLALIHQPSAEYWTFGAKKTAGPIGLNFGAPGDRRDKDRTLWVDYPSVGGKSIKITAKIEPQEATTFRRHASTVLGERPWITGSGLEGIREIRLGFETNSIHTLNLFFLEPTESTERNFDVIIQGKIVLPSFSPAKAAGGVGRGVIRSFEVKPTKKSAVIELRSQSPLPPVISGLEILQQES, via the coding sequence ATGCCCAAACAGAAATCATTTATCACCCTTGCAATCCTCGTCTTGCAGGTCTGCCGCCTTGCTGAAGGAAGTGACTGGCCTCAATGGCGTTTCAACGCGCAACGAGGAGCCGTCACGAATCAGACGCTTTCCGCCGATTTGTCACTGCACTGGCAGCGTGAATTACCGGCGGAATCACCCGCTTGGCCGGCAACGCAAGCCAAGTTGCAATTTGATACGACCGCCCATCCCGTCGTCAATGGTCAAAAACTGCTCGTCAATTCGACCGTCAACGACTCCATCACTGCCTTGGACACGCGGACTGGCGAGGAACTATGGCGATTCTACGCAGGTGGTCCCGTGCGTTTCGCGCCCATTGCCGCCGACAAATATGCCTATTTCGTTTCCGACGATGGTCATTTGTATTGCCTCGAATTGGCAACAGGCAAGCAACGTTGGCGATATAACGGCGGTCCATCCAACAGCCGGATTTTGGGAAACGAACGGCTCATTTCATCCTGGCCCGCACGCGGCGGACCTGTCCTACAAGACGGGAAAGTGTTCTTTGCTGCCAGTATCTGGCCATTTATGGGTATCTTTATCCACGCGGTTGATGCTGAAACGGGCGAACCCGTCTGGGTGAACAGCGGCGATGGAACCAATCTTACGATTCAGCCACACGGAGCACCGTCCTTCGCAACCGTCGTTCCTCAAGGGCATCTCGTCGCATCCGAAAACAATCTGATCGTCCCCGGGGGACGTTCGGTTCCAGCCGTCTACGACCTGAATTCAGGTCGGCTTCAGCACTTCAACTACCACGGCAAACATGGCGGACACCATGTCTTCACAGACGGCCAGTATTACTTTGTTGGAGGAAAAACATTCGGCATTTCCCAGGGCAAACTCCTGGAAGACGAAGCGCCCGCAATCGCTGGCCCCGACGCGGTTATCTTTGCATCCAAGAAATCATTTACCGGCAAGTCCGTGGGAACATCGCCACGTAAAACAAAAAACCGACGCGGCAAATCAGAAAAAAAACCATCCCGCCAAACCCAGTACACCCGGAAGACGCAAAGTTCGCTTGGAACGATACACCTCCAAACCGATTCGCTGCTGTGGACTGCAAAGGGAAAAGTAATTTCCGCTTATGAACTGAAGGGAAAATCGATCGCAAAACCATTTTGGACGGCGACGGTTACCGATGACGTCGCAGAGATGATCGCTGCTGACGATCGATTATTTGCGATTACGCGTCAGAATCAGTTAATTTGCTTTGGTCCAGGCAAATCAAAAGTCAAGCGACATTCACACGATCAAAAGAGCTTGAAATCCGGTGGTCCACCTGAGAACACCTCCAAAACAATCCTTTCCCTTGACGGCACGGAGGCAGGATACGCAGTGATCGTCGGCGCAAATAACAACCGTCTCATCGATCAGTTATTGAACGAGTCCAACTTACACCTGATCGTGTTGGATCGAGATGGCGAACGCATTCGGAAATTCAGGGACCGCATGCAAGCGGCGGGTCTCTACGGAAATCGCATTTCGGCCCATGCAAACCTATCCCCCGAGAGCTTGCCTGCCTATCTCGCCCAACTAATTGTCTTCAACTCGCCTGCGATTTCCGCTGAAATCCTCAACGACCAAGGTCTCTCAGATTGGTACCGTGTGTTGCGTCCTTATGGGGGTAAACTTTGCCTGATGCTGACGCCGTCTGAGCACGCTCGGCTGGAACAACAAGGGCGAGCACAATCGCTACCTGGACTCAAGCTGGCTCGCCTTGCTGGCTTGACTGTCGCAGCCAGCATGGGGCCCTTGCCGGACACGGACGATTGGAGCCATCAATATGGTAACGCCGGACAAACGGGCGTTTCTCTCGATCAGCGGGTAAAAGCACCCCTGGGGGTTCTTTGGTTCGGTGGTCCGTCCCACGAAGGAATTCTGCCTCGGCATGGCCATGGACCAACACCCCAAGTCGCCGGTGGTCGAATCATTATCGAGGGAGCGGATTTTTTACGCTGCCTTGACGCCTACACTGGCAGGCAACTTTGGCAACGCGAATTAAAGTCCTTGGGAGCTTATTACAACAACACGAAACATTTCCCAGGCGCCGGCGAAATCGGCAGCAATTACGTCTCAACACCCGATCACATCTACGTCGTCTACGGTCAGTCAATCCTCAAGCTCAATGCATCGACCGGAGAAACACGACAAAAGATTCAATTGCCTGAGAACCGCAACGGATCCCACTGGGGACACATTTCAGTCTGGGAAGATTTTCTGGTGGCAACCTCCACACCCGTCAGCATCAGCACATCCGATTTATCAAAAATACGCAGCCCAGAGCCTGCTCTCAAAAACAATGAACGAGCTGTGATTCACGCCCACGCGAAATGGCGCTATTTGGCAGGAAAAGATCCGGCTGGATCTTGGGGCAAGCCGTCCTTTGACGATTCGGATTGGAAGCTGGGACAAGCCGGATTTGGCTATGGCGATGGCGATGACAACACCAAGCTCAAAGACATGGAAAAACAGTACACGCGAGTCTTTCTGCGCCACACGTTCGACCGCGAACAACTGAAAGACCTGTATTCGCTCAGTTTATTGATCCGATACGATGACGCCTTTATCGCCTATCTCAACGATCGGGAAATTGCCCGCAGTTCACTCAAGTCGGGCCGTGGAGCCAACGCTGACGTTGAGTCGCATGAGGCCGATGAGTTTGAAGTTTTTCGAATCAAGAATTGGCGACAATTCCTCCAACCCGGCGAAAATACAATCGCGATTGAAGGCCACAATGTGGGGCTTAAGAGCAGTGACTTCACTCTCGATCCGTACCTCGTAGGACAAACGCGACTGCCCCAAAATCGAAAAACAGAAGTCGCGCGAATTGACAAATTTATCGCTCCGACTCGTTACGCCTCAGGCAGCCGACGACTTGTTGTGCTCAATCGGCACACGGGCCGCGAACTGTGGCACCGAGATGCCGACTTTGGCTTCCGCCACAACAACATTACCGTGGGAGCAAACAAGGTTTTTTGTATCGATCGTTTTTCAGATGCCAAACAACGCTCCTTCCAAAGACGAGGCATCCAATGGAAGCAACCGGCCCGCCTTTACGCGTTGAATTTAATGGACGGCAGCGTTGCCTGGGAAACGAACGATCAAGTCTTTGGGACCTTCCTAAACTATTCTCAGGAACATGACGCACTCGTTCAGGGCGGAAGCCTCTATCGGGATCGCGCCTCAGACGAGTCCGACAAAGGAATCGTTGTCTATCGAGGTCGCGACGGTAAAGTTCTGTGGGAAGATTCGAAGCTTGCCTACGGCGGGCCCCTGTTGCTCTGGAAAGATCAGATTTTGACCAACGGAAATGGTGGATACGCGATCGGGATGAAAACAGGCAAGAAGTCGGGCTGGAGCTACGATCGTGAGTATGGCTGTAATACGGCCCACGGCTGTCAAAATCTTTTGACTTTCCGTTCGGGAGCCGCCGGATTTTACGACATGCTCCATGACGCAGGGACGGGCAATTTGGGGGGATTTCGATCCAGCTGTACAAACAACCTCATTCCCGCCAACGGCATTTTGGCAGCGCCCGATTACACCCGAACCTGCAATTGTGCCTATCAAAATCAGACCTCGTTGGCCTTGATTCATCAGCCGTCTGCCGAATATTGGACCTTTGGAGCGAAAAAAACGGCCGGGCCGATTGGGTTAAATTTCGGTGCACCTGGCGATCGGCGCGACAAGGATCGCACGCTTTGGGTCGACTATCCCAGCGTCGGCGGCAAATCGATAAAAATAACCGCGAAAATCGAGCCCCAAGAGGCAACCACGTTTCGCCGCCACGCGTCGACGGTCCTCGGCGAGCGGCCCTGGATCACCGGTTCCGGGCTAGAAGGGATTCGAGAGATTCGGCTGGGATTCGAGACCAACTCGATTCATACGTTGAACCTATTTTTCCTAGAACCGACAGAGTCGACGGAACGCAACTTCGACGTCATAATTCAGGGAAAAATCGTGTTACCGAGCTTCTCACCGGCAAAGGCAGCAGGCGGAGTCGGCCGAGGTGTGATACGATCATTTGAAGTGAAACCGACCAAAAAGTCTGCGGTGATCGAGCTTCGCTCGCAATCGCCGCTCCCACCAGTGATCTCGGGATTGGAAATACTCCAACAAGAATCATGA
- a CDS encoding Gfo/Idh/MocA family oxidoreductase, with the protein MNRVRWGVLSSAKIGTEKVIPAMQAGEHAEITAIASRNQERAQAVADQLAIPKSYGSYEALLTDPDIDAIYNPLPNHLHVEWSIKAIEAGKHVLCEKPIGLTADEGQKLVEVAERNPTVKVMEAFMYRHHPQWQRAYDLITAGEIGVLKTIQSFFSYFNDDPQNIRNQGDIGGGGLMDIGCYNISLSRFLFQSEPNRVYGVIDYDPQFETDRLASGILEFEQGTSTFTCSTQLSPYQRVNCYGSDGRVEIEIPFNAPADRPCRMWLQQGGQVAEISLETTDQYTVQGDLMSLAILNDQPVPTPIADAVANMRIIEAIKASGQSKTSVAM; encoded by the coding sequence ATGAATAGAGTGCGTTGGGGGGTGTTGAGCAGTGCAAAAATCGGCACGGAAAAAGTGATTCCAGCAATGCAGGCCGGCGAGCACGCTGAAATTACTGCGATTGCTTCGCGAAATCAAGAGCGGGCCCAAGCCGTCGCGGATCAGTTGGCCATTCCGAAGTCGTACGGCAGCTACGAAGCGTTGTTGACCGATCCTGATATTGACGCGATCTACAATCCACTGCCGAACCATTTGCATGTGGAATGGTCAATCAAGGCGATTGAAGCTGGCAAGCATGTCTTGTGCGAAAAGCCCATTGGACTGACCGCTGACGAAGGCCAAAAGCTGGTCGAGGTGGCGGAAAGGAATCCGACGGTGAAGGTGATGGAAGCTTTCATGTATCGTCACCATCCTCAGTGGCAACGTGCCTACGACTTAATCACCGCAGGAGAAATCGGTGTCTTAAAAACGATTCAATCTTTTTTTTCGTACTTCAATGACGATCCTCAAAATATCCGCAATCAAGGTGACATTGGCGGCGGTGGCCTCATGGATATTGGCTGCTATAACATCTCGCTGTCGCGATTCTTATTTCAATCCGAGCCTAATCGGGTCTACGGTGTTATTGACTATGATCCGCAATTTGAGACGGATCGGTTGGCGTCAGGGATTCTCGAATTTGAGCAAGGTACCTCGACCTTTACCTGTTCGACGCAATTAAGTCCTTACCAACGGGTCAACTGTTATGGCAGTGATGGTCGAGTAGAGATTGAAATTCCCTTCAACGCGCCGGCCGATCGGCCCTGCCGGATGTGGTTGCAGCAAGGAGGTCAGGTTGCTGAGATTTCGCTGGAAACAACCGATCAGTACACGGTTCAGGGCGATCTGATGTCGCTCGCGATCCTCAACGATCAGCCGGTGCCGACGCCGATTGCCGACGCCGTGGCGAACATGAGAATTATCGAGGCGATCAAGGCCAGTGGGCAATCAAAAACGAGTGTCGCGATGTGA
- a CDS encoding Gfo/Idh/MocA family oxidoreductase — translation MKLRVGLVGLGDAWEVRHRPALRAMNDRFEVRAVCAQVSLQAERAAEEFNAEAVDGYRVLTAREDIDAILMLSPQWFGPLPILAACDSGKAVYCAAALDLELKQAIEVRDRVESAGIAFMAELPRRHAAATLRLKELIATRLGKPKLLFCHRRKSNPDTNGQGQGRCFSALVTRDLIELVDWCRYVIGAEPTSVLGVQHDPGIAADDDHGIYRMMNLDFSQNRNSGEGPMAQISCGHYMPAAWTEAISFRPPAGLQVVCENGVAFIDLPSTLIWFDEAGRHMESLETERPVGEQLLALFHRAVTSLVRKTNDLDDAYHALSIVISAEESVEQGRRINLTQ, via the coding sequence ATGAAGCTTAGAGTCGGCCTTGTTGGCCTTGGAGACGCGTGGGAAGTACGGCACCGTCCAGCCTTGCGCGCTATGAACGATCGATTTGAAGTACGCGCGGTCTGCGCCCAGGTTTCGCTACAAGCAGAACGAGCTGCCGAAGAGTTTAATGCAGAGGCAGTTGACGGATATCGTGTGCTCACGGCTCGTGAAGATATCGATGCCATCCTGATGCTGTCACCGCAATGGTTCGGCCCGTTACCCATCCTGGCTGCGTGCGATTCAGGGAAAGCTGTCTACTGCGCAGCAGCTCTGGATTTAGAGTTGAAACAGGCTATCGAAGTTCGGGATCGTGTTGAATCTGCCGGAATCGCTTTCATGGCAGAACTCCCACGTCGACACGCAGCCGCCACGTTACGACTCAAAGAACTGATCGCCACTCGCTTGGGTAAACCCAAACTGCTCTTCTGCCACCGCCGCAAGTCGAACCCGGACACGAACGGCCAAGGGCAGGGGCGTTGCTTCTCAGCGTTGGTGACCCGTGACCTGATCGAATTGGTGGACTGGTGCCGCTACGTCATTGGTGCCGAACCCACATCTGTCTTAGGAGTTCAACACGATCCGGGAATCGCGGCAGATGATGATCACGGAATTTACCGGATGATGAATTTGGATTTTTCACAAAACAGAAACTCGGGCGAAGGACCAATGGCACAGATTAGCTGCGGTCATTACATGCCCGCAGCGTGGACCGAAGCGATTTCCTTTCGCCCACCGGCAGGTCTGCAAGTGGTTTGTGAAAACGGCGTTGCCTTCATCGATTTACCTTCAACGCTCATCTGGTTCGACGAAGCCGGTCGACATATGGAATCGCTTGAAACCGAACGGCCCGTTGGAGAGCAACTCTTGGCGTTATTCCACCGAGCCGTCACCAGCCTTGTCCGAAAAACCAATGATCTGGACGATGCTTATCACGCGTTATCGATCGTAATCAGTGCCGAGGAAAGCGTGGAACAGGGCAGGCGAATCAACCTGACGCAGTAA